Proteins co-encoded in one Patescibacteria group bacterium genomic window:
- the rpmJ gene encoding 50S ribosomal protein L36 — MKVKASVKKICAQCKIVRRKGRVYVICKNPKHKQRQG, encoded by the coding sequence ATGAAAGTTAAAGCTTCAGTAAAAAAAATATGCGCGCAGTGCAAAATAGTCCGACGAAAAGGTCGGGTTTATGTTATTTGCAAAAACCCTAAACACAAGCAAAGGCAGGGATAA